One stretch of Streptomyces peucetius DNA includes these proteins:
- a CDS encoding hemolysin family protein, translated as MSALQLLFALLLVVANGFFVGAEFALVSVRRSQIEPLAAAGSARARQVLHGLENLPQMMAAAQFGITVCSLTLGAVAEPTVAHLLEPVFHAAHVPEGLVHPLGYVIALAVVVFLHLVVGEMLPKNLAMAAPERTALWLSPGLVGFARLCRPVTSGLGACSRLVLRAFGVEPKDEVEAVFTSVQLGRLVEDAGHAGLLEPEEQERLEDALELGSRPVTDVMIRRSQLVTVAPSVTPRQLEELTVRTGFSRFPVCAEGEGPFMGYLHVKDVLDLEHGERAVPQHVWRPMATLRAELPLDDVLTVMRRAATHLAQVADASGRVLGLVALEDVLEMLVGEVRDPAHRVPATATARIAAAPPASPAPGGAAAQDGAGELVSG; from the coding sequence GTGAGCGCACTGCAACTGCTGTTCGCCCTGCTGCTGGTCGTGGCGAACGGCTTCTTCGTCGGAGCCGAGTTCGCCCTGGTCTCCGTTCGCCGCAGCCAGATCGAGCCGCTCGCCGCGGCCGGGTCGGCGCGGGCCCGCCAGGTCCTGCACGGGCTGGAGAACCTGCCGCAGATGATGGCCGCCGCCCAGTTCGGCATCACGGTCTGCTCCCTCACGCTCGGCGCGGTCGCCGAGCCGACCGTCGCCCACCTGCTGGAGCCGGTCTTCCATGCCGCCCACGTCCCCGAAGGGCTCGTCCACCCGCTCGGCTATGTGATCGCCCTGGCCGTGGTGGTCTTCCTGCACCTCGTCGTCGGCGAGATGCTGCCCAAGAACCTGGCCATGGCGGCGCCCGAGCGGACCGCACTGTGGCTCAGCCCGGGGCTGGTCGGCTTCGCCCGGCTCTGCCGCCCCGTCACCAGCGGGCTCGGCGCCTGCTCGCGGCTGGTGCTGCGGGCCTTCGGGGTCGAGCCGAAGGACGAGGTCGAGGCCGTCTTCACCAGCGTGCAGCTGGGCCGGCTCGTCGAGGACGCGGGCCATGCGGGGCTGCTGGAGCCGGAGGAGCAGGAGCGGCTCGAGGACGCCCTCGAGCTGGGCAGCCGCCCGGTCACCGACGTGATGATCCGCCGTTCGCAGCTGGTCACCGTCGCGCCGTCGGTCACACCGCGGCAGTTGGAGGAGCTGACGGTCCGCACCGGCTTCTCGCGCTTCCCCGTCTGCGCTGAGGGGGAGGGCCCGTTCATGGGATACCTGCACGTCAAGGACGTGCTGGACCTCGAGCACGGCGAGCGCGCCGTGCCGCAGCACGTCTGGCGGCCGATGGCGACGCTGCGCGCCGAGCTGCCGCTGGACGACGTGCTCACCGTGATGCGCCGTGCCGCCACCCATCTCGCGCAGGTCGCCGACGCGTCCGGACGGGTGCTGGGACTGGTGGCCCTGGAGGACGTCCTGGAGATGCTCGTCGGCGAGGTGCGCGACCCGGCACACCGGGTGCCGGCGACCGCGACGGCCCGCATCGCCGCTGCTCCGCCGGCCTCCCCGGCGCCCGGAGGCGCCGCGGCGCAGGACGGGGCAGGGGAGCTCGTGAGCGGCTGA